Proteins encoded within one genomic window of Streptomyces taklimakanensis:
- a CDS encoding M14 family metallopeptidase — translation MRRRTTGRRPLTAALLLTLALTVPLGAQATAAPEDGPRSAPTTTAGGERQYEIAGIDSAEQRTAIARTGAAIDAVRDHSVVVTADTAQVERLRKAGHRISALPAPPNRSTDRGTGQETGTLGFPPADSGYHDHAEMTAAIDRYVREHPTILSRQVIGTSHEGRDIVAVKISDNVRADEDEPEVLFTHHQHAREHLTVEMALYVIREFGERYGSDARITRMVDQRELWIIPDANPDGGEYDIAGGTYRSWRKNRQPTPGSRYVGTDLNRNWPYQWGCCGGSSSNPSSLTYRGPSPGSATEVGVVADFVESRVVGGEQQIRAHIDFHTYSELVLWPYGYTHSDTAPGLTRDDRDAFATVGRAMAASNGYTPQQSSDLYVTDGSINDWMWGVHRIFSYTFEMYPGPNGRDGFYPPDEVIERETARNEGAVLLLLENADCMYRSIGKERQYCAS, via the coding sequence ATGCGTAGACGTACGACCGGGCGGCGGCCCCTCACCGCGGCCCTCCTCCTCACCCTCGCGCTGACCGTTCCCCTCGGAGCACAGGCCACCGCCGCGCCCGAGGACGGTCCCCGGTCCGCCCCCACCACCACCGCCGGAGGGGAGCGGCAGTACGAGATAGCCGGGATCGACAGCGCCGAGCAGCGCACGGCCATCGCCCGCACCGGCGCCGCGATCGACGCGGTGCGCGACCACTCGGTGGTGGTCACCGCCGACACCGCGCAGGTCGAGCGGCTGCGGAAGGCCGGGCACCGGATCTCCGCGCTCCCCGCGCCGCCGAACCGGTCGACGGACCGAGGGACCGGGCAGGAGACCGGCACCCTCGGGTTCCCGCCGGCCGACTCGGGCTACCACGACCACGCCGAGATGACGGCGGCGATCGACCGGTACGTCCGCGAACACCCGACCATCCTCTCCCGGCAGGTCATCGGCACCTCCCACGAGGGACGCGACATCGTCGCCGTCAAGATCAGCGACAACGTCCGCGCCGACGAGGACGAACCGGAGGTGCTGTTCACCCACCACCAGCACGCCCGCGAGCACCTGACGGTCGAGATGGCGCTCTACGTGATCCGGGAGTTCGGCGAGCGGTACGGCTCGGACGCCCGCATCACCCGGATGGTGGACCAGCGGGAGCTGTGGATCATCCCGGACGCGAACCCCGACGGCGGCGAGTACGACATCGCCGGCGGCACCTACCGCAGCTGGCGCAAGAACCGCCAGCCCACCCCCGGCTCCCGGTACGTCGGCACCGACCTCAACCGCAACTGGCCCTACCAGTGGGGCTGCTGCGGCGGTTCCTCCTCCAACCCCTCCAGCCTCACCTACCGCGGCCCGTCCCCCGGGTCCGCCACCGAGGTGGGGGTCGTCGCCGACTTCGTCGAGAGCCGGGTCGTCGGCGGGGAACAGCAGATCAGGGCGCACATCGACTTCCACACCTACAGCGAACTGGTGCTGTGGCCCTACGGCTACACCCACAGCGACACCGCGCCCGGCCTCACCCGCGACGACCGCGACGCCTTCGCCACCGTCGGCCGGGCGATGGCCGCCTCCAACGGCTACACCCCGCAGCAGTCCAGCGACCTGTACGTCACCGACGGGTCGATCAACGACTGGATGTGGGGCGTGCACCGCATCTTCAGCTACACCTTCGAGATGTACCCCGGGCCGAACGGCCGGGACGGCTTCTACCCGCCCGACGAGGTGATCGAGCGGGAGACCGCCCGCAACGAGGGCGCGGTGCTCCTGCTGTTGGAGAACGCCGACTGCATGTACCGCTCGATCGGCAAGGAACGGCAGTACTGCGCCTCCTGA
- a CDS encoding PucR family transcriptional regulator has product MPLTLASLVQHSSLRLTVLAGEGRLDAPVRWAHVSELADPVPYLEGGELLLITAMKLDVEDADAMRLYVGRLDAAGVVGLGFAAGVAYAEVPPALLAAAREADFPLLEVPRRTPFLAISKAVSAANAAEQYRAVTAGFEAQRELTRAALSEQGPAALLARLAAHIDGWAALYDLSGAPVAVAPAWATRRAARLAGDVRRLCDRPVPASAVVGEAPADERGGAGERDGKGPDDRVELQSIGSGRRVRAVLAVGTDAPLGTAERYAVNSAVALLTLAAERSRALQGAEQRLGAAVLRMLMAGEADHARAVAGSLYGGLLDEPLRVVVAEAVPGTGGRRRASAASRARGEDEAVPDGAGEAADPSPAVLDALAERVEAAAARAGESVLLVPHATRLTGLVADGGAAAAACAEFAERAEAAPGGDVPEAGRTGQTGPGLVVGVSAPAGIASAAVAFRQAEQALSVARRRGRALVEHEDVASGSVLPLLADDAVRAFADGMLRALYEHDARGRGDLVASLHAWLSRHGQWDAAAADLGVHRHTLRYRMRRVEEILGRSLDDPDARMELWLALKATAAVPPAADGRAG; this is encoded by the coding sequence ATGCCGCTCACCCTCGCCTCGCTGGTCCAGCACTCCTCCCTCAGGCTCACCGTCCTCGCGGGCGAGGGCCGGTTGGACGCGCCCGTGCGCTGGGCGCACGTCAGCGAGTTGGCCGATCCCGTGCCGTACCTGGAGGGCGGGGAGCTGTTGCTGATCACGGCGATGAAGCTCGATGTGGAGGACGCCGACGCGATGCGCCTCTACGTCGGCCGGCTGGACGCCGCCGGCGTGGTCGGGCTGGGCTTCGCGGCCGGGGTCGCCTACGCGGAGGTGCCGCCCGCGCTGCTCGCCGCGGCCCGCGAGGCGGACTTCCCGTTGCTGGAGGTGCCCCGCCGCACCCCGTTCCTGGCCATCAGCAAGGCGGTCTCGGCGGCCAACGCCGCCGAGCAGTACCGCGCGGTCACCGCGGGGTTCGAGGCCCAGCGCGAGCTGACCCGCGCCGCGCTCTCCGAGCAGGGCCCGGCGGCCCTGCTCGCGCGACTGGCCGCGCACATCGACGGCTGGGCGGCCCTCTACGACCTCTCCGGCGCGCCGGTGGCGGTCGCTCCCGCCTGGGCGACCCGCCGGGCCGCGAGGTTGGCCGGGGACGTGCGGCGGCTGTGCGATCGCCCCGTGCCCGCGAGCGCCGTGGTCGGCGAGGCTCCGGCGGACGAGCGGGGCGGGGCGGGGGAGCGGGACGGGAAGGGCCCGGACGACCGGGTGGAGCTGCAGTCGATCGGATCCGGGCGTCGAGTCAGGGCCGTGCTGGCGGTGGGCACCGACGCCCCCCTGGGGACCGCCGAACGCTACGCGGTCAACTCCGCCGTGGCCCTGTTGACCCTGGCCGCCGAGCGGTCCCGCGCCCTGCAGGGGGCCGAACAGCGGCTGGGAGCCGCGGTGCTGCGGATGCTGATGGCGGGGGAGGCCGACCACGCCCGGGCGGTCGCCGGCTCCCTGTACGGCGGACTGTTGGACGAGCCGCTGCGGGTGGTGGTCGCGGAGGCCGTGCCGGGCACGGGGGGCCGGCGGCGCGCGTCCGCCGCCTCCCGCGCCCGGGGGGAGGACGAGGCCGTCCCCGACGGCGCGGGGGAGGCGGCGGACCCATCGCCGGCGGTGCTGGACGCGCTGGCCGAGCGGGTCGAGGCGGCCGCGGCACGGGCCGGCGAGTCGGTGCTGCTGGTTCCGCACGCCACCAGGCTGACCGGCCTGGTGGCCGACGGCGGAGCCGCTGCCGCCGCCTGCGCCGAGTTCGCGGAGCGGGCCGAGGCCGCCCCCGGGGGCGACGTCCCCGAGGCGGGGCGGACCGGGCAGACGGGGCCGGGTCTGGTCGTCGGCGTCTCGGCGCCCGCCGGGATCGCCTCCGCGGCCGTGGCCTTCCGGCAGGCCGAGCAGGCGCTGTCCGTCGCCCGCCGCCGGGGGCGGGCGCTGGTGGAGCACGAGGACGTGGCCTCCGGATCGGTGCTGCCGCTGCTGGCCGACGACGCGGTGCGCGCCTTCGCCGACGGCATGCTGCGGGCGTTGTACGAACACGACGCGCGCGGCCGCGGCGACCTGGTCGCCTCGCTGCACGCCTGGCTCTCCCGGCACGGGCAGTGGGACGCGGCCGCCGCCGACCTCGGCGTCCACCGGCACACCCTGCGCTACCGGATGCGGCGGGTCGAGGAGATCCTCGGACGGTCGCTGGACGACCCGGACGCGCGGATGGAGCTGTGGTTGGCGCTCAAGGCGACGGCGGCCGTGCCGCCGGCCGCGGACGGACGAGCCGGCTGA
- a CDS encoding aldehyde dehydrogenase family protein translates to MTTAISTHAFWLAGREATGDETFEVTSPWDGRTVGTVAVPTDDQVERAVAAATDVAAEFAATPAHVRAAALDHVSRRLAERSEEIARLISAENGKPVKWARGEVGRAVSVFRWAADEARRFNGGTAQRLDSDAGGAGRLALTRRFPRGPVLGIAPFNFPLNLCAHKVAPAIAVGAPILLKPAPATPLSALLLGELLAETDLPAGSWSVLPVPNDRMPSLVRDERLPVLSFTGSGPVGWSILDSVPRKRVTLELGGNGAAVVLADYSSEEDLDRAAQRIATFSNYQGGQSCISVQRVIADASVYDRLLPKVVAAVEAQVTGDPSDDATDVGPLISEDAAKRVESWVDEAVDAGARLLTGGKRDGATYAPTVLADVPADVTISCEEVFGPVLTITSVEGEEAAFAAVNDSRYGLQAGVFTHDVQAAFRAHRALEVGGVIIGDVPSYRADQMPYGGVKESGVGREGVLFAMEDYTYERVMVLTGLDL, encoded by the coding sequence GTGACCACAGCGATCTCCACGCACGCGTTCTGGCTCGCCGGTCGCGAGGCGACCGGCGACGAGACCTTCGAGGTCACCTCGCCCTGGGACGGCCGGACCGTCGGCACCGTCGCCGTTCCCACCGATGACCAGGTCGAGCGGGCCGTGGCCGCCGCGACCGACGTCGCCGCCGAGTTCGCGGCCACCCCCGCGCACGTGCGCGCCGCGGCCTTGGACCACGTCTCGCGGCGGCTCGCCGAGCGTTCCGAGGAGATCGCCCGGCTGATCTCCGCCGAGAACGGCAAGCCCGTCAAGTGGGCCCGCGGCGAGGTCGGCCGCGCCGTGTCGGTCTTCCGCTGGGCCGCCGACGAGGCCCGCCGCTTCAACGGCGGCACCGCCCAGCGGCTGGACTCCGACGCGGGCGGGGCCGGTCGCCTGGCCCTGACCCGCCGCTTCCCGCGCGGGCCGGTCCTGGGCATCGCGCCGTTCAACTTCCCCCTCAACCTGTGCGCCCACAAGGTCGCCCCGGCGATCGCGGTCGGTGCGCCGATCCTGCTCAAGCCCGCGCCGGCCACCCCGCTCTCCGCGCTGCTGCTGGGCGAACTGCTGGCCGAGACCGACCTGCCCGCCGGCTCCTGGTCGGTGCTGCCCGTCCCCAACGACCGCATGCCGTCGCTGGTGAGGGACGAGCGGCTGCCGGTGCTCTCGTTCACCGGCTCCGGCCCCGTGGGGTGGTCCATCCTGGACTCGGTGCCCCGCAAGCGCGTCACCCTGGAACTGGGCGGCAACGGCGCGGCCGTCGTGCTGGCCGACTACTCCTCGGAGGAGGATCTGGACCGGGCCGCGCAGCGCATCGCGACCTTCTCCAACTACCAGGGCGGCCAGTCCTGCATCTCCGTCCAGCGCGTCATCGCCGACGCTTCGGTGTACGACCGACTGCTGCCCAAGGTGGTCGCCGCGGTCGAGGCCCAGGTCACCGGCGACCCGTCGGACGACGCCACCGACGTCGGCCCGCTGATCAGCGAGGACGCCGCCAAGCGGGTGGAGTCCTGGGTGGACGAGGCGGTCGACGCCGGGGCGAGGCTGCTGACCGGCGGCAAGCGCGACGGTGCCACCTACGCGCCCACCGTCCTCGCCGACGTCCCCGCCGACGTCACGATCTCCTGCGAGGAGGTCTTCGGCCCCGTGCTGACCATCACCTCCGTCGAGGGCGAGGAGGCCGCCTTCGCCGCGGTCAACGACTCCCGGTACGGCCTCCAGGCGGGCGTGTTCACCCACGACGTGCAGGCCGCCTTCCGCGCCCACCGCGCCCTGGAGGTCGGCGGTGTGATCATCGGCGACGTGCCCTCCTACCGGGCGGACCAGATGCCCTACGGCGGCGTCAAGGAGTCCGGTGTGGGACGCGAGGGCGTGCTGTTCGCCATGGAGGACTACACCTACGAGCGGGTGATGGTCCTCACCGGCCTGGACCTGTGA
- a CDS encoding glycoside hydrolase family 3 C-terminal domain-containing protein: MSTDQPPFRDPRLSARERADDLLGRLTLDERVAMLHQFAPAVERLGVPAFRTGQEALHGVAWMGPATVFPQAVGLGATWNDDLVRRVGEAVGREVRAMRARDPRVGLNVWSPTVNLLRHPLWGRNEEGYAEDPHLTAALAGAYTRGLRGDHPTRLRTAPVLKHWLSHNNETDRDTSSASVRPRVLHEYELPAFRGPVRTGAVAGVMPAYNLVNGRPNHLSPLLAEELRTWCDRDLVVCSDAGAPSNLADSQGYFADHEEATAAALRAGVDSFTDHGEDSSVVIARVRGALERGLLTEADVDTAVRRLLTMRFALGEFDPEPADGASDAAFDTPEHRALAREAAEQAVVLLKNDGLLPLAEGVRVAVVGLLADECKLDWYSGALLHRSTPLDGLRKRFGAEGVTFAEGADRIRLHCAGGRLAVPDTGPGGDGGDPGDPDDPAAAGALDPALLRGRTDLPPLEVRAEPAARDTFALVDWGGGVVTLRAECGRYLSVADDGRVRASAGQPGGWVVQETFELRPHGGGHLLWHRGTGRYLTVAADGARVAADGEEGTVFTVETVERGEDAVRAAAAEADVVVVVAGNDPHINGRETEDRTTLALPEQQDRLWRAARDANPRTALVLTSAYPYAVGDADTALPALLWTAHGGQAAGDALAAVLAGDVSPGGRLPQTWYTDDADLPDLLDYDIIGSRATYLYFDGTPLYPFGHGLSYTSFSYGEATASHDGRTLTVRCAVTNTGEREGDEVVQLYVRAADVAGPALPRPHRALAGHRRIRLAPGASREVEFTVPLSKALGHWDVAHGRWTVAPGTYGVEVGASSADVRATTTVHVDGEAPGPRPVADIAAADYDEQRGTELVDLSRERGDAVAPTGRGEAELVFLSCDFGSGPGSVTVRAAREEPGEATVVLHPEGAASIALAVPSTGDRYAYTTVRADLPEPPTGVGALRVTLRGSLRLARLGFGDPSSAEST; encoded by the coding sequence GTGAGCACCGACCAGCCGCCCTTCCGCGATCCGCGCCTGTCGGCCCGGGAACGCGCCGACGACCTGCTGGGACGGCTCACCCTCGACGAGCGCGTCGCGATGCTGCACCAGTTCGCGCCCGCCGTGGAGCGCCTGGGCGTGCCGGCCTTCCGCACCGGCCAGGAGGCCCTGCACGGCGTGGCCTGGATGGGCCCGGCGACCGTCTTCCCCCAGGCGGTCGGCCTGGGGGCGACCTGGAACGACGATCTGGTGCGCCGGGTGGGCGAGGCCGTCGGGCGGGAGGTGCGCGCGATGCGGGCCCGCGACCCGCGCGTCGGTCTGAACGTCTGGTCGCCCACGGTCAACCTGCTGCGCCACCCGCTGTGGGGCCGCAACGAGGAGGGGTACGCCGAGGACCCGCACCTGACCGCCGCGCTCGCCGGCGCCTACACCCGGGGCCTGCGCGGCGACCATCCGACCCGCCTGCGCACCGCCCCGGTGCTCAAGCACTGGTTGTCGCACAACAACGAGACCGACCGCGACACCTCCTCGGCCTCGGTGCGGCCCCGGGTGCTGCACGAGTACGAACTGCCGGCCTTCCGCGGCCCGGTGCGGACGGGCGCGGTGGCCGGGGTGATGCCCGCCTACAACCTGGTCAACGGCCGCCCCAACCACCTCTCCCCGCTGCTGGCCGAGGAACTGCGCACCTGGTGCGACCGGGACCTGGTGGTGTGCTCGGACGCGGGCGCCCCCAGCAACCTCGCCGACTCCCAGGGCTACTTCGCCGACCACGAGGAGGCCACCGCCGCCGCCCTGCGGGCCGGCGTGGACAGCTTCACCGACCACGGCGAGGACTCCTCCGTCGTCATCGCCCGGGTGCGCGGCGCGCTGGAGCGCGGCCTGCTGACGGAGGCCGACGTCGACACGGCGGTGCGGCGGCTGTTGACGATGCGTTTCGCGCTGGGCGAGTTCGACCCCGAACCCGCCGACGGCGCCTCCGACGCGGCGTTCGACACCCCCGAGCACCGCGCGCTGGCGCGCGAGGCGGCCGAGCAGGCGGTCGTCCTGCTGAAGAACGACGGCCTGCTGCCCCTGGCCGAGGGGGTGCGGGTGGCGGTCGTCGGACTGCTGGCCGACGAGTGCAAGCTCGACTGGTACAGCGGCGCCCTGCTGCACCGTTCCACCCCGCTGGACGGTCTGCGGAAGCGGTTCGGCGCCGAGGGCGTGACGTTCGCCGAGGGCGCCGACCGGATCCGGCTGCACTGCGCCGGCGGTCGGCTCGCCGTTCCCGACACCGGTCCCGGTGGGGACGGGGGCGACCCCGGCGACCCCGACGACCCCGCCGCGGCCGGCGCGTTGGACCCGGCGCTGCTGCGCGGACGCACCGACCTGCCGCCGCTGGAGGTCCGCGCCGAGCCGGCCGCGCGCGACACGTTCGCCCTGGTGGACTGGGGCGGCGGGGTGGTGACGCTGCGCGCGGAGTGCGGCAGGTACCTGTCGGTCGCCGACGACGGTCGGGTACGTGCCTCGGCCGGGCAGCCGGGTGGCTGGGTGGTGCAGGAGACCTTCGAGCTGCGACCGCACGGCGGGGGACACCTCCTGTGGCACCGGGGGACGGGCCGGTACCTGACAGTCGCCGCCGACGGCGCGAGGGTTGCCGCCGACGGCGAGGAGGGCACGGTGTTCACCGTGGAGACGGTCGAGCGCGGCGAGGACGCGGTGCGGGCCGCCGCCGCCGAGGCCGACGTGGTGGTCGTCGTCGCGGGCAACGATCCGCACATCAACGGGAGGGAGACCGAGGACCGCACCACGCTCGCCCTGCCCGAGCAGCAGGACCGCCTGTGGCGGGCGGCCCGCGACGCCAACCCGCGCACCGCCCTCGTCCTCACCTCGGCCTACCCGTACGCGGTGGGGGACGCCGACACCGCGCTGCCCGCCCTGCTGTGGACGGCCCACGGCGGGCAGGCCGCCGGGGACGCGCTGGCCGCGGTCCTGGCCGGCGACGTCTCACCGGGCGGGCGACTGCCGCAGACCTGGTACACCGACGACGCCGATCTCCCCGACCTGCTCGACTACGACATCATCGGCTCCCGCGCCACCTACCTGTACTTCGACGGCACGCCGCTGTACCCCTTCGGGCACGGGCTGTCGTACACCTCCTTCTCCTACGGCGAGGCGACGGCGTCGCACGACGGGCGGACCCTGACCGTCCGCTGCGCGGTGACCAACACCGGCGAACGGGAGGGCGACGAGGTCGTCCAGCTCTACGTCCGCGCGGCGGACGTGGCCGGCCCCGCCCTCCCCCGCCCGCACCGCGCCCTGGCCGGTCACCGGCGGATCCGTCTGGCGCCGGGCGCCTCGCGGGAGGTGGAGTTCACCGTCCCGCTGTCAAAGGCGCTGGGCCACTGGGACGTGGCGCACGGCCGGTGGACGGTGGCGCCGGGCACGTACGGCGTCGAGGTCGGTGCCTCCAGCGCGGACGTCCGCGCCACGACCACCGTCCACGTCGACGGCGAGGCGCCCGGGCCGCGTCCGGTCGCGGACATCGCCGCCGCCGACTACGACGAGCAGCGCGGCACCGAGTTGGTGGACCTGAGCCGGGAGCGCGGCGACGCGGTCGCCCCCACCGGGCGCGGGGAGGCGGAACTGGTCTTCCTCTCCTGCGACTTCGGCTCCGGCCCCGGCTCGGTCACCGTGCGGGCCGCCCGCGAGGAGCCGGGCGAGGCCACCGTCGTCCTCCACCCGGAGGGCGCCGCGTCGATCGCCCTCGCCGTCCCCTCCACCGGCGACCGCTACGCCTACACCACCGTGCGGGCCGACCTGCCCGAGCCCCCGACGGGCGTCGGCGCTCTCCGCGTCACCCTGCGCGGCTCCCTCCGACTGGCCCGCCTGGGCTTCGGCGACCCCTCGTCCGCCGAATCCACCTGA
- a CDS encoding ATP-binding protein — translation MVGDGAQGSHGPYGPPGAHGAPGGVPGAPWGGANAVPSVPSVPPPPPTPPTPPPMPRRAPAAGPSLGEWLRTPRPEAEPGVWRYGHRPKPPEDPDRLDDRQLLGGAALALLCGLLVWSLNYNGYLPPLMWPLDWFTPDSWKGEGAFVTAAYVYYALVAVLLSWVFGKLGRWGEVWRRHARPRLAGLRGAREDSPAGAAGPAPVPAGGPTDPELWPGLRAVGEHAAADRLTAEARQGRMNDVDYARLDRVWRSVRARPDRLPAFTEAVLARGAEAFVHPSGDRDLPVRAARHDLLTGQVRLGSAPDEERNPYAYRGVCLALEPALLSTSLLVVGPSAAGKTSRVVRPVVESLALQALAGRAAVVAVGAAGAGLGPDEAYDVVIRLGDPDSAHDLDLYGGTDDPDEAAAVLAEALVGDALGGGTGGAAFGGPGGEADTRRAATTLAQLIGPYRTAHGRFPAVPELRELLDGVPVALAALRQACEAVGDGAALRELDARERQFGRPGDPGPLLADRVALLDRPAFAGFFRTGAPGDGALRSGRPFALRDLEHPLRVRIDLPERGHAEASRLLARLLLAQFTTCVQGRDERSLFACLVLDDAAQTLTPASVRAVQRLRTANAGVVLALRSLDEVPEPLRAAAVGAVGCRVALSGLSTWDGEVFARAWGRDWVKTEDVTHNPDFSGGPLRRAVRAVRTLFTGVRATTRSVTVRTVQRERWSASDLAHKVPPGHAVVSLTTFRGEASPPVLARLGE, via the coding sequence ATGGTGGGCGACGGGGCGCAGGGCAGTCACGGACCGTACGGACCGCCGGGGGCGCACGGCGCACCGGGGGGTGTCCCCGGCGCGCCGTGGGGCGGCGCGAACGCCGTGCCGTCGGTGCCGTCGGTGCCGCCGCCCCCACCGACGCCCCCGACGCCCCCGCCGATGCCGCGGCGGGCTCCGGCGGCCGGACCGTCCCTGGGGGAGTGGCTGCGCACCCCCCGCCCCGAGGCTGAGCCGGGCGTGTGGCGGTACGGACACCGGCCGAAACCGCCGGAGGACCCCGACCGGCTCGACGACCGACAGTTGCTGGGCGGCGCCGCGCTGGCGCTGCTGTGCGGGCTGCTGGTGTGGTCGCTCAACTACAACGGCTACCTGCCGCCGCTGATGTGGCCGCTGGACTGGTTCACGCCCGACTCCTGGAAGGGGGAGGGCGCCTTCGTCACCGCCGCCTACGTCTACTACGCGCTCGTCGCCGTCCTGCTGTCCTGGGTCTTCGGGAAGCTGGGGCGTTGGGGTGAGGTCTGGCGGCGCCACGCGCGCCCCCGGCTGGCCGGCCTCCGCGGCGCGCGGGAGGACTCCCCGGCCGGAGCGGCCGGTCCGGCGCCCGTGCCCGCCGGCGGCCCCACCGACCCCGAACTCTGGCCCGGCCTGCGGGCCGTCGGCGAGCACGCCGCCGCCGACCGGCTGACGGCGGAAGCCCGGCAGGGGCGGATGAACGACGTCGACTACGCGCGCCTGGACCGCGTCTGGCGGTCGGTGCGGGCCAGGCCCGACCGGTTGCCCGCGTTCACCGAGGCCGTGCTCGCCCGCGGCGCCGAGGCCTTCGTCCACCCCTCCGGCGACCGGGACCTGCCCGTCCGGGCGGCCCGGCACGACCTGCTGACCGGGCAGGTGCGGTTGGGCTCCGCGCCCGACGAGGAGCGCAACCCGTACGCCTACCGGGGCGTCTGCCTGGCCCTGGAACCCGCCCTGCTGAGCACCTCGCTGCTGGTGGTGGGCCCGTCGGCGGCCGGGAAGACCAGCAGGGTGGTGCGGCCGGTGGTGGAGTCCCTGGCCCTCCAGGCGCTGGCCGGGCGGGCCGCGGTGGTCGCCGTGGGCGCGGCGGGCGCCGGGCTCGGGCCGGACGAGGCCTACGACGTGGTGATCAGGCTCGGCGACCCCGACTCCGCCCACGACCTCGACCTCTACGGCGGCACCGACGACCCCGACGAGGCCGCGGCCGTACTGGCCGAGGCGCTGGTCGGCGACGCCCTCGGGGGCGGCACGGGGGGAGCCGCGTTCGGGGGGCCGGGCGGCGAGGCCGACACCCGCCGCGCCGCCACCACCCTCGCGCAGCTCATCGGCCCCTACCGCACCGCGCACGGTCGCTTCCCGGCCGTTCCCGAGCTGCGCGAGCTGCTGGACGGGGTGCCGGTCGCCCTCGCGGCACTGCGCCAGGCCTGCGAGGCCGTCGGGGACGGGGCCGCCCTGCGCGAACTGGACGCCCGCGAGCGCCAGTTCGGGCGTCCCGGCGATCCGGGGCCGCTGTTGGCCGACCGGGTCGCGCTGCTGGACCGGCCCGCGTTCGCCGGGTTCTTCCGCACCGGCGCCCCCGGGGACGGCGCTCTCCGCTCCGGTCGGCCCTTCGCCCTGCGGGACCTGGAGCATCCGCTGCGGGTGCGGATCGACCTGCCCGAGCGCGGGCACGCCGAGGCGTCCCGTCTGCTGGCCCGGTTGCTGCTCGCCCAGTTCACCACGTGTGTCCAGGGCCGTGACGAGCGTTCGCTCTTCGCCTGTCTGGTGCTCGACGACGCCGCGCAGACCCTCACTCCCGCCTCGGTGCGGGCCGTCCAACGGCTGCGGACGGCGAACGCGGGCGTGGTGCTGGCGCTGCGCAGCCTGGACGAGGTGCCCGAACCGCTGCGCGCCGCCGCCGTCGGCGCGGTCGGCTGCCGGGTGGCACTGTCGGGGCTGAGCACCTGGGACGGCGAGGTGTTCGCCCGGGCGTGGGGCCGCGACTGGGTGAAGACCGAGGACGTCACCCACAACCCCGACTTCTCCGGCGGTCCGCTCCGCAGGGCCGTGCGTGCCGTCCGGACCCTGTTCACCGGGGTGCGCGCGACGACCCGTTCGGTGACGGTGCGCACGGTGCAGCGCGAGCGCTGGTCGGCCTCCGACCTCGCCCACAAGGTGCCGCCGGGGCACGCGGTGGTGTCGCTCACCACCTTCCGGGGCGAGGCGAGCCCGCCGGTCCTGGCCCGACTCGGCGAGTAG